The following is a genomic window from Bacillus sp. FJAT-52991.
AAGAAACCATTGAAACAATTATCAACAAAAGAACGAATCCAATTTATCCTAATGGGTATTTTATCTTAAAAGCAAATATGTATAAAAACAGGTTCCGAAATGATTCCGGAACCTGTTTTTTAATAGCATTATTTCACTGTTAATTTATACGGTTGTGCTGAAGCTCTTCCTTGTGTTTCGCTTACTTCGATAAAGTATTTGCCTTTTTTCAAGTTGACGAAAGCAATTTCTTCATCACCGCTTCCGTAGTGATCGAAGCTAGCAACAAGGCCGCCTTTCTCATTATAAATCTCTACTTTTCCATCGAGTCCGCTCTCCATTTGCAGCGTGATCGCATAGCGCTTGTCTTTTGCTACGTTTAAAGCAAAGTGATCGACATCACCAAATGGAACTTCCGCATTCATATACCCATTTGTATATAAATGATCCTTTGCTTTTTTCAAGCTAAGTGGCTTTTGCGGTACATGGTTGACGACTTTGCCATCACCATCTTTTGTGTTGCTTTTCATTTCAGACAGTTTCACTTCATAAGGCAATAAATTAGGCTTTGTAGATAAGGCCGGTTGCACTTGTAAAAAGTAGCCTGCATGTTTCTTCGCTTTAAACGAAAGATCTACTGTCGGCTCAAAACTCATTTCAAACATGCTCGGACCAAATGGAATAGCTTTTAATGCTTCCTCTTCATCAATCATTTTATTGCCGTTCGTATCTTCTATTAAAGCACCACCGAAAATCATTGGTGAGCGCAAATCGGAAGGAATCTTCCCTTTTTGTGCAGCTGTAGCATTAGAAGGCTTGATACTTAAGCGATGAATTTTCTCCACTCCATCATTTTTAAAATAATAATGATCTGTATCTCCTGCGTAAACAAAGTAGTTTTGATAAGTCGCACCTTCTTTAATATTTACTGCTTGTTCCGCACTATTTTGATCTGTATCTGACTCTTTCGGTACATCCGCTACTTTCTTTGTACGAATGGTATACGGGTCACCAGAAATATTGTACATCGAATTCCCCATGCGAAGGACGTATTCCTCGCCTGCTTTCAACGCCACAGTGATCTTATTTGTCTGTTGACCGCCCATTAACGCTTGAATCATACTAAAGATGTCATCTTCTGCTCCAGTAATCGGGAGTAGGGCATCCATTTCTTCATCATATTGTAAAATCGTTGCCACTGGCATCTGACTAGCACCTTTGACAATATCAAATTCATACACACCACTCGCTGTAGGGATGAATTTATAATGATCTTCATCGCCCTCCACTTGGAAATACCCGCGCTGATCTTTCCCAAGTGTATAAGGTATTGCTTTCGCTAAAATTTCCTTATCTGCACTATATTCTTCTTCAGTCGTTTCTTCTGCAAAATCGGCTTGATCTTCCGCTTTCTTTTCAACATACGTTTGCGGATCAATATCGCCATTTGCTAATTTATTTTCTAGATCCTCTGACATTGGCCATCCGTCTTCATCTGCAGGAAGCTGTCTTTCCTCTACCTTGAATTGGTATGGAAAGGCTGAGGAATCAGCAGGCCCAAGATCGATGCTTCCGCCGCCCATTCCAATCAAAGCTAAAATCGATCCCATATCTTGGCCCATCATTGCTTCGTTTGTGACATTGATTTTGTAGTTGACCCCTGGTACCGCTTTAAACGACAGCACCTCACCTTGGCTCGGCCCGTTGTCATTGGCCATCACCACTTCTTCACTTTCCTCATCAGCGACCATGGATACACTTAACGCAGCGTTCACACCTGGTATGTCTGATACTGAAATCGAAAGAACTTTTGGTTCCTCAACAGCAAAAGTGAAGTAATCATGATCAGGTGCTCCTTGTTCTGCTGGGAATAATGTCAAATCACTTTTTATATAAGGTAAAGAAGTAATTTTCACTGGATTTTCTAGCGTATCCGGATCTGCCTGTAACTTCGTAATTTTTTCAGCATTCAATGTGTACTTCGATTGCCCGCTCGCATGATAGTTCCCATTGACATCCTTCACGCCAATGATAAGCGTTCCTTTTTCTGCTGCAGTATATAAATAGGCTTCTTTTTCACCTGCACGGCTTTTATTATGTTCCACGAACATGCCTTCATCCGCTTGTGCACCTTGAGGGATAAAATAGAACTCCATACCATAATCATAAGAATAATTGCCTTCTAACACGGTTTGCACATGTTCATTTTCATTTAAATCAACCTTGTACCAATGCATTTCACCCGGCGATTTAATGTTACCTGTGAAAGTATTTTGGCCAGCCTTTAAAGGCTTCGCTGCTTTTAAGACAGATGCTTCTGAATAGTCAGGTTGTGCCGGCAGCTTCTTCGGATCTAGTTTCAAAGCGGCAACCGGGTTAATAAGCCCATTGGCATACTTTGTGTCATATCCTTTTGCCCCAAGATCTGTTGCTGTTTTTTCCAACATATTTTCCACATCATAGGACGTTAGATTAGGATCTTTTGATTTTAATAGAGAAGCGACACCAGCAACCATCGGGGAAGCCATCGATGTCCCTGTTAACGTCGCATAGCTTGAACCCTTTCCCAGTTCATAGCCTGTACTATAAATATCTTCACCTGGTGCAACAACATCAACCGATGGACCGAAATTGGAGCTATCAGAAAGCATTTTATTGCGATCGACGTTCCCAACGCTAATCACGCCTGGATAAGCAGCAGGATAAGAATACACATCTGTCGCTTCATTTCCAGCGGCCGCGACGACAACCACGCCTGCGTCAATCGCTTGTTGAATGGCATCTGCCACAAGTGGAGATGTTACTGGGCCACCAAGGCTTAAATTAATGACATCGACTTTTTTAGACACCGCATAAAGAATTCCTTCAGCGATCGCATAATCAGTGGCACCCTGTTTTCCGTTAAACACATCGACAGGTAAAATTTTGGCGTTCGGATTAACTCCATAACCGCCAAGTCCGTTATTTGCTTTGGAGGCAATGATTCCAGCGACATGCGTTCCGTGCAAATCACGCACCGGTGTTTTTGCTGGATCTACCGCATTATAAGGCGGCAGCAGCTGACCTTGTAAGTCCGGATGCTTATAATCGACGCCACCGTCAACAACTGCCACCGTTACTTTATGTTTCCCAGATTGCTTGATTGCTTGATCGATATTTAACATTGGCAAATGATACATTTTTGACTTTTTCGGATCGCCAAGTGTTGGAGCGAATTGCTTATATTTCACACTTGGGCTAATGGATTCGACTGTTTTCTCATTTTGATATACCTTTAAGACATCATTTAGTTTTTTCGACTTCGGTATGTAAACGATATCGTAGCCAAGCTGTGGTAACGAACGCACCAGCTTTACTCCCGCTTTATTATGTACCTGCTTTGCAATAGGCTTTTTGTACTTAATCACAAATGTATTTGCATTCAGGAATTCATCCATTTCTTTATTCGCTTTGTACATTTCTAGCTTCTTCTCAGCTTCAGTTGCTGTGATGGATGATGATTTCGCCGCTTGCTGAAATCGTTTCACATCCTCAGCATGTATCGAAGTATTTGAACTTGAAGCCACCGCCCCTGCTGGAAATACCATAACCGCTGATATCCCCAATGCTAATGTGCGTTTCCAACTATTTTTCATTCAGATCACCCTCCTACTGATTCTTTTGTCACATTAATAATAACGTATTTGTTACAAAAAAGTTTCATTTTTTTAATTTTTTTGTAATAAAATTAATCAAAAGTTAAAAAATAGGAATGTTTCAAAAGCAAAAAGGCCTACCTCTAATCCATCCAATCTACTAATTAAAAAGGTAGATAAGATGATTAGAGGCAGACCTTTACGAGGTAGCCACTATGAAAAAAGTGATTAGATCACGCGAACCGTTACGATTCCTTCGATCTGGCTAATTTTTTCTTGTAAACTAGGGATCACATCGCCGTTTACTTTATTATCAATGTCAATGATCGTATAAGCGTAATCGCCTCTACTTCTGTTGACCATGTCTGCAATGTTTAAGTTGTATTCAGATAAAGCAGAAGTAATTTGTCCTACCATGTTTGGTACGTTTTTATGAAAAGCTGTTACACGACGTTTTCCTGCAAAAGGTAGAGACGCATTTGGTAGATTAACAGAGTTTTTAATATTCCCTGTTTCAAGATATTCCTTTACTTGACGAGAAGCCATAATCGCACAGTTCTCTTCTGATTCCTTCGTAGATGCCCCAAGGTGAGGAATCGGTATCACATTGTTCATTTTTAATATATTATCATTCGGGAAATCCGTAATATATTTGCCAACGATTCCTTTTTCAATTGCCACAGCCATATCTTCCTCATTCACAAGCTCGCCGCGAGAGAAGTTCAAAATGTGGACGCCTGGCTTCATAATGCCAAAAGCTTCTTCATTGAACATCCCTTTCGTATTTTCAGTTAATGGTACGTGAACGGTAATGTAATCAGATACCGCAAACAACTGATCCATCGTCATCGCACGCTGCACGTTACGAGAAAGATTCCAAGCTGTATCAATAGAGATGAATGGATCAAATCCGATGACATCCATATCAAGGTCTAAAGCATCGTTGGCTACAAGAGCACCAACCGCACCTAAACCGATAACGCCCAATGTTTTTCCTTTAATTTCTTTTCCGACAAATTGCTTTTTGCCTGCTTCAACAAGCTTCGGCACTTCATTGCCTTTTCCAGATAAAGATTTCGTCCATTCCACACCTGCAAATAAGTTACGAGAAGAAGCCATTAAAGTCGTTAAAACAAGCTCCTTTACCGCATTGGCATTGGCACCTGGTGTGTTAAACACAACGATTCCACGCTCTGTGCAAGCATCTACTGGAATGTTGTTCACACCTGCTCCTGCACGAGCAATTGCTTTTGTATTTTCATCAATTTCAACGTTGTGCATATTGAAGCTGCGAAGAACGATCCCATCTGGGTTTGTACTGTCATTATCGATTGTATAAGTATCTTTATTGAATATATTTAAGCCACATTCAGCGATATTGTTTAATGTTTTAATTGTATACACAGTTACGGTCTCCCCTTTTATTTATGTTTGTTTTCAAATTTTTTCATAAAGTCAACAAGTGCTTGCACACCTTCAACAGGCATTGCATTGTAAATACTTGCTCTCATTCCACCGACGGAACGATGCCCTTTCAACGTTTCAAGACCAGCTGTTTTCGCTTCTTTGACAAAAGCCGCATCTAATTCTGCTGATGGTGAAACAAAAGGAATATTCATGATGGAGCGGCTATCCTTCTTCACTGGAGAATCGAACATGTCCGACTCCTCTAAGAAGCTGTATAAAATCTCCGCTTTTTCACGGTTGATCTGCTCCATTACTTTCAAGCCGCCAAGTTCAGTTAACCATTCAAACACAAGCTTCGCCATGTAAATGCCGTAAGTAGGAGGCGTGTTATATAAAGAGCCACTCTCGCTATGAGTCTTATAATCAAGCATAGTCGGAACCTCTTCTTTGACAAAGCCGATCAAATCGTCGCGAATAATAACAACGGTTAATCCAGCTGGGCCGATATTCTTTTGGGCCCCTGCATAAATTAAGCCAAACTTTGACACATCAATTTCTTCCGATAAAATATTAGAAGACATATCCGCTACAAGGGGAACATTCCCTGTATCAGGAATTTCTGAAAAAGCCGTTCCTTCTATTGTATTGTTTGTTGTGATATGTACATAATCAGCTTCCGGATCGATCATGCTCGCATCAATCGCTGGAATATAGCTGAAGTTTTCGTCTTCTGAGGAAGCAATCACACGAACTTCGCCATACTTCTTCGCTTCTTTAATCGCTTTTTTAGACCAAGACCCTGTGTTCACATAGTCCGCTTTCCCGCTATTACGCAATAAATTCATTGGGATCATCGCAAATTGTTGCGAAGCTCCTCCTTGGATAAATAGAACCTTATAGTTTTCTGGAATGTTCATTAATTCACGAAGTAGCTGCTCCGCTTTCGTAATAATATCTGTAAATAGGCCCGAACGATGGCTTAACTCCATTACAGACATGCCAGAACCAGCATAGTTCACCAATTCTTTTTGAGCTTTTTCCAACACTGGCAGCGGAAGCATAGAAGGACCCGCTGAAAAATTATAAACTCTTTCCATGTTAACACCCTCATTCGTTTCTTATTTTTATATCAGAAAATTTATACTTATTAATATCAATGAATTATAAATTATAAACATCTACTTATCAAGTAGGAAGGAACCATACTACACGCTAGTTTTCCTCTTGATAACGCTTACAAAAACCGATTTAATAGGATTTCATAAATAACGAACATTTTTTTATTTTTTTTATTTTTCGTTCGCATTTGAGGTTGTTTTTCTGAAATTCGTAGAGAGAAAATATATTATTCGAATAATATTATGTGAATTAACAATCAAATATTTTGAAATATAACATTAGCTTCTTCCCCAGTAATATCAATAGTTTACTTCATTGCTGAATCTTCATAATTTTATAACTTATATTATTTTCATGGCAGATTTTTAACATTTTGATATAATAAAAGAGCTTCAATTGTGCATTTCGACAAATCAAGAAGTTTTCCTTTTGATTTTTCGACAATTGTCTAGTTTTTTCAAAATGTTAAAACATATTTATCGACACATTGAAAACGTTTACAAACATCACAATCTTAGAAAAACACCTCAACAAGGAGGATGAAAGATGTTAGAAGTTTTGCAAAAGATCAACAGTGTGCTCTGGGGAACACCAAGTTTAATACTACTAGTGGGTACCGGTGTCTTTCTCACCTTTCTTCTCAAAGGAATACAGTTTCGCCGCCTACTTTATGCTTTTAAACTAGCATTTTCTAAAGAAAAGGAAGAAGATGCAAATGCAGAAGGCGACGTAAGTAACTTCAAAGCTCTAATGACCGCGCTTGCTGCGACTATAGGAAACGGTAATATTGCAGGGGTAGCAACAGCCATTACTTTAGGTGGACCAGGAGCGATCTTCTGGATGTGGGTCGTTGGTTTATTAGGAATGGCGACGAAATACGCGGAAGCTTTATTAGCCATGAAATATCGTGTCAAAAATGCCAATGGTGAATATTCTGGTGGACCAATGTACTATATCGAGCGAGGGCTCGGTCGGAAATGGAAATGGCTAGCTACGGCATTTGCCATTTTTGGTGCCTTTGCTGCACTAGGAATTGGAAATAGCGTACAGTCGAACACCATTGCAGATGTTATGACGAAAAGTTTCCATATTAACGGCTGGATTACAGGTATTATTCTTGTCGTACTAACGGCTTTAATCATTTTCGGTGGAATCCAACGAATTAGTACAGTGGCTGGATTTTTCGTACCGATTATGGCGGCCCTTTATATCGGTGGATCCTTATTAATTATTGTGATCAACTATGATCAAATCATTCCTTCATTCCAATTAATTTTCCACTATGCCTTTAATCCTATTTCAGCTGTCGGAGGTTTCACTGGAGTAATGGTAACTGAAGCCGTTCGTAATGGAGTATCAAAAGGAATTTTCTCCAATGAAGCTGGTCTTGGTACAGCTGCCCTCATCGCAGGAAATGCTCGTGCCGATCACCCAGTTAAACAAGCACTTGTTGCGATGACCGGGACGTTTATCGTCACACTTATCGTTTGTACAATGACAGGTCTCGTTCTTTTAATGACTGGTTTCTGGGATCCAACAGGTGGAATGATTTCAGGTGTTGCACACAACGCGAGTCTCGAAGGCGGAGCATTAACCACCGCAGCCTTTGCTTCTGTCCTCGGTACGGCTGGTGAGTGGATCGTGTCTTTATCTGTTATCTTCTTTGGATTCTCAACCATCGTAGGCTGGTACATGTACGGAGAAAAATGCTTTGAATACATCGCTGGATTAAAATATATCTCTGCTTATCGTATCATTTACGTAGCAGCAACAGGAATTGGTGCCGTAGCTAGCTTAACAACCGTTTGGGCTTTCGCCGACATGGCCAACGCACTAATGATGATTCCAAACTTAATTGGTATTTTGCTCCTTTATAAAGTCATTGTCAAAGAAACAAACGACTTCTTCCAAACGAAAGCATATAAAGGAGAAACGAAAAAAGTAAGTTAAATAGAAAAGCGGCAGCAGCCGTTTAGACTCGGCAGGCATAAGATGGACCGCCGTAGTGGCGTTCTTTGCCACACAGGTGGGACAGCTTATGACCGAGAGTCTGGCTGCTGGAGCTGGACAACACAGAAAAGCGGAAGACTCCGTTTAGTGACGTATGGACTGGAATGATCCGCACGAGATAAAGGAAACACGATGAACGATAGTGAATCGATGTTGACTTATCGCAAGGAGGATCGTGGAAGTCCACTAGTCGCTGGGGTCTGGAGCTGGACAAGCAGAAAAGCGAAGCCGACTGTCCTGGGGCGACAAGCAGATGACGGACCGGCAAAATGGCGCTCTTCAGCCATGAAGTCGGGCTGACATCTGACTCGAGCCTCAAGGAGGCGGAGCTGGACATAGAAAAGCGGAAGACTCCGTTTAGCGACGTATAGACTGGAACGAACCGCACAGGATAAAGAAAAATGAAAAGCGGAGCCGACTGAAAGGTTATTCTTTCAGTCGGCTTATTTTTTGCTCCGTAAAGCGAGGAATTGTCCTTGGAAGCTCACTTTGTTAAGAGAGAAAGACTATGGGAAACCATTGGATGAAGAAGAACTTTTATTTATATGTGACAAAAATGTAAGGATAACTTCGCTTTTGTTTGATACATCTATGGATGACATTCTTCTGTTCGAAGTATGCTTATTACAACGAGTAAACAGAGGAGGAAAAACAATGAATACTATTTTACAAGCACAAGGTATACATAAAGTATATGGGACGAAAAATCATTTATTTACCGTTTTAAAAAAGATAGATTTATCGATATATAAAGGTGAATTTATTGGGATTATGGGACCATCTGGCGCGGGAAAAACTACGCTGCTAAATATCTTGGCAACGATCGATAAACCCACAGCAGGCAGCATTCAAATAAGCGGAGAAGAAATTACAACGATGAAAGATAAATCTTTATCTAAATTTAGAAGAGAGCATTTAGGGTTTATCTTTCAAGACTACAATCTATTAGATTCATTAACGATGAAAGAAAATATTCTTCTTCCCTTGTCACTTTCGAATACTCCTGTCTACAGGATCGAGCAAAAAGTAGAAGATGTCGCATCCATTTTAGGTATACAATCAATCCTAAATAAGTATCCTTATCAAACTTCAGGAGGGCAACAGCAACGAACAGCGGCGGCACGCGCGATCATTACCAATCCAAGCCTTGTTTTGGCTGATGAACCAACAGGAGCACTAGACTCTAAATCGTCAACAGATTTATTAAATGCCTTTAAAACATTAAACAAAGACTATGAAACAACGATTTTGATGGTAACTCATGATGTGTTTGCAGCCAGCTACTGTGATCGTGTCATTTTCATGAAAGATGGTAGCCTATTTACCGAACTAGTAAGAGGAGATAAAGAACGAAAAGCTTTCTTTGAACAGTTATTATTGACCTTGTCATCTTTAGGAGGTGGCAACCATGACGTTAATTGATGTTGTAAAGAAAAATGTGAAACACAACTTTCAGCATTATTTTTTATATGTCGCTTCTATGACATTCAGCATATTAATCTATTTCACATTCGTTTCTTTGCAGTACAACAAACAAATTGCCAATGCTTTTGATCAAACGGATAAAATTCAGCCTGCTTTCTTTGCATCCTCCTTTATTTTGCTATTATTTGTCACCATATTCATTTGGTATTCAAATGCTTTTTTTATAAAAAAACGCAAACAAGAAATCGGACTTTATTCCCTTCTCGGTGTTGAAAAAACAGATATTGGGCGAATGCTTTTCTATGAAAATTTTATACTTGGAGTGATTGCGCTAATCATTGGAATTGCTCTTGGAGAGTTATTCTCGATATTTTTCAGCATGATTTTAGTTAAACTCATGGGCTTTTCGATGGTCGTCCATTTTTCATTCAATAGTACAGCAATTATTCAAACACTTATTGTATTTTCAATCATTACCTTTCTTACTTCTTTGCAAGGTTATTTGATTATGCATCGTTTTCAATTGATTGATTTATTCCGTGCAAAAAACAAAGGGGAAACGCTTAGTAAACCATCAATTATTATTGCTCTTCTCTCTCT
Proteins encoded in this region:
- a CDS encoding phosphoglycerate dehydrogenase, translating into MYTIKTLNNIAECGLNIFNKDTYTIDNDSTNPDGIVLRSFNMHNVEIDENTKAIARAGAGVNNIPVDACTERGIVVFNTPGANANAVKELVLTTLMASSRNLFAGVEWTKSLSGKGNEVPKLVEAGKKQFVGKEIKGKTLGVIGLGAVGALVANDALDLDMDVIGFDPFISIDTAWNLSRNVQRAMTMDQLFAVSDYITVHVPLTENTKGMFNEEAFGIMKPGVHILNFSRGELVNEEDMAVAIEKGIVGKYITDFPNDNILKMNNVIPIPHLGASTKESEENCAIMASRQVKEYLETGNIKNSVNLPNASLPFAGKRRVTAFHKNVPNMVGQITSALSEYNLNIADMVNRSRGDYAYTIIDIDNKVNGDVIPSLQEKISQIEGIVTVRVI
- a CDS encoding S8 family serine peptidase; this translates as MKNSWKRTLALGISAVMVFPAGAVASSSNTSIHAEDVKRFQQAAKSSSITATEAEKKLEMYKANKEMDEFLNANTFVIKYKKPIAKQVHNKAGVKLVRSLPQLGYDIVYIPKSKKLNDVLKVYQNEKTVESISPSVKYKQFAPTLGDPKKSKMYHLPMLNIDQAIKQSGKHKVTVAVVDGGVDYKHPDLQGQLLPPYNAVDPAKTPVRDLHGTHVAGIIASKANNGLGGYGVNPNAKILPVDVFNGKQGATDYAIAEGILYAVSKKVDVINLSLGGPVTSPLVADAIQQAIDAGVVVVAAAGNEATDVYSYPAAYPGVISVGNVDRNKMLSDSSNFGPSVDVVAPGEDIYSTGYELGKGSSYATLTGTSMASPMVAGVASLLKSKDPNLTSYDVENMLEKTATDLGAKGYDTKYANGLINPVAALKLDPKKLPAQPDYSEASVLKAAKPLKAGQNTFTGNIKSPGEMHWYKVDLNENEHVQTVLEGNYSYDYGMEFYFIPQGAQADEGMFVEHNKSRAGEKEAYLYTAAEKGTLIIGVKDVNGNYHASGQSKYTLNAEKITKLQADPDTLENPVKITSLPYIKSDLTLFPAEQGAPDHDYFTFAVEEPKVLSISVSDIPGVNAALSVSMVADEESEEVVMANDNGPSQGEVLSFKAVPGVNYKINVTNEAMMGQDMGSILALIGMGGGSIDLGPADSSAFPYQFKVEERQLPADEDGWPMSEDLENKLANGDIDPQTYVEKKAEDQADFAEETTEEEYSADKEILAKAIPYTLGKDQRGYFQVEGDEDHYKFIPTASGVYEFDIVKGASQMPVATILQYDEEMDALLPITGAEDDIFSMIQALMGGQQTNKITVALKAGEEYVLRMGNSMYNISGDPYTIRTKKVADVPKESDTDQNSAEQAVNIKEGATYQNYFVYAGDTDHYYFKNDGVEKIHRLSIKPSNATAAQKGKIPSDLRSPMIFGGALIEDTNGNKMIDEEEALKAIPFGPSMFEMSFEPTVDLSFKAKKHAGYFLQVQPALSTKPNLLPYEVKLSEMKSNTKDGDGKVVNHVPQKPLSLKKAKDHLYTNGYMNAEVPFGDVDHFALNVAKDKRYAITLQMESGLDGKVEIYNEKGGLVASFDHYGSGDEEIAFVNLKKGKYFIEVSETQGRASAQPYKLTVK
- a CDS encoding ABC transporter ATP-binding protein; protein product: MNTILQAQGIHKVYGTKNHLFTVLKKIDLSIYKGEFIGIMGPSGAGKTTLLNILATIDKPTAGSIQISGEEITTMKDKSLSKFRREHLGFIFQDYNLLDSLTMKENILLPLSLSNTPVYRIEQKVEDVASILGIQSILNKYPYQTSGGQQQRTAAARAIITNPSLVLADEPTGALDSKSSTDLLNAFKTLNKDYETTILMVTHDVFAASYCDRVIFMKDGSLFTELVRGDKERKAFFEQLLLTLSSLGGGNHDVN
- a CDS encoding sodium:alanine symporter family protein, producing the protein MLEVLQKINSVLWGTPSLILLVGTGVFLTFLLKGIQFRRLLYAFKLAFSKEKEEDANAEGDVSNFKALMTALAATIGNGNIAGVATAITLGGPGAIFWMWVVGLLGMATKYAEALLAMKYRVKNANGEYSGGPMYYIERGLGRKWKWLATAFAIFGAFAALGIGNSVQSNTIADVMTKSFHINGWITGIILVVLTALIIFGGIQRISTVAGFFVPIMAALYIGGSLLIIVINYDQIIPSFQLIFHYAFNPISAVGGFTGVMVTEAVRNGVSKGIFSNEAGLGTAALIAGNARADHPVKQALVAMTGTFIVTLIVCTMTGLVLLMTGFWDPTGGMISGVAHNASLEGGALTTAAFASVLGTAGEWIVSLSVIFFGFSTIVGWYMYGEKCFEYIAGLKYISAYRIIYVAATGIGAVASLTTVWAFADMANALMMIPNLIGILLLYKVIVKETNDFFQTKAYKGETKKVS
- the serC gene encoding 3-phosphoserine/phosphohydroxythreonine transaminase, with amino-acid sequence MERVYNFSAGPSMLPLPVLEKAQKELVNYAGSGMSVMELSHRSGLFTDIITKAEQLLRELMNIPENYKVLFIQGGASQQFAMIPMNLLRNSGKADYVNTGSWSKKAIKEAKKYGEVRVIASSEDENFSYIPAIDASMIDPEADYVHITTNNTIEGTAFSEIPDTGNVPLVADMSSNILSEEIDVSKFGLIYAGAQKNIGPAGLTVVIIRDDLIGFVKEEVPTMLDYKTHSESGSLYNTPPTYGIYMAKLVFEWLTELGGLKVMEQINREKAEILYSFLEESDMFDSPVKKDSRSIMNIPFVSPSAELDAAFVKEAKTAGLETLKGHRSVGGMRASIYNAMPVEGVQALVDFMKKFENKHK